GTTATTGGCTAGTCCCATTTACTAGAAGTaaagttatatatatttttatatatatatatgctttatttaaaaatattagcaagatAAACTTACTTCTAAATGCCTTTTTCCCAAGGTCTTAAAATGTATATTAACCTGTGCCAATTAAGTTATCAATTAAacagaatatttcctttttttcaatgcTATTTCTGGTGAAATACATATACTTGATATATTTGTCACATTTCTTTTTACTCTGGGTCTTTATGAATCAATTTTAAGGAGGATGTGGCCTTCAGTGTCTGAGGTAAAATACATCTTTCGAGCAAGAATATAATTGATAATGACTGCAGATACCAATTTATTACTTCTTTCAACGGAGCAGCTGAGGACCTGCAGCTTCCAACAGGAAGTCTGTCAATATCAGGTTACCTTAACTTAAAGCAGGCATTTAGAAACGTTGGTATATATTATTACTTTCCTTCATAATATTGCTAACACAGTTCTCCAGTTCCTTTTCTGTCAAATACTTCTTCAAGGAGGGTGAGCAATGCTCTGGCGTACCACGTctactttctttcttcctgacatCCTTATTTGCCACGTGTGcaactttatttttctctagtactttaagtatttttccttttttactaaGGCAGATGCTGTCACCTCTTCCTGCTCTCATCTCTTCAGCCCCCCCCATTCACAGAACAGTATGTCCTAGTCCTTCAAACTCTTACATTGTCATCAAGTTCTTGATACAGCTCTTCCTCTGTACTGTGGCTTCAACTAAAATGAACAGGTCCCCAGCTGTTCAAGGAAATGCTGCTGTCATACGTGGTGGCACCTACCTGAAGCCCGCGTTCTATGATCTGGAGTCAGAGCTTCAAGGATGTTTACTGGTATGGTTGTGAAAAGCTGATGGCTTGGTTTCAGCGTTTCTGATGTTGCTTGACTCACAGCTCTTTTACATGATAAAAATGTAGGTGGCAGAGTGACAACCAACTTGAGCATTGTGGTATCTGAAGACGTCCTTGTGTGGTGAATGGTGTTGGATGCAACGTGCCAGATGTGATGTGGTTATTACAGCAGAGGAACTGCTATCTGTTCTGATCCTTTTTGTATTCCAGCTGATAGCTGCATTTTCACCTTGGTTTGATTGACTTTAGCTGAAATACTGGATGCTATAAAACTTGTTGCTCATGTTTTTCCAGATCCACTCTGTGTCTTTGTTGCATGGTCTCTTTTATAAGAGATACATCATCTTTGGCCTCAACAAAGTACTTTGCCATAAGGTAACAACCAGTGAAAAGGATTGAAAAATGCATAGCTTGAATTCCATTCATTTATTGTCTcacttttcttgttcagcagtgggtttatttgtctttgtttaatctgctctttcctcttcttctgaATTGCCTTGGGTACAAGGAATAGTTTTCCTTGAATTTACTTACTGGATAACTGAGTAGCCCTGGGTCTATAGATTGTGAAttgtatgtattaaaaaaagagctGATTCAATTTAAATACTTACCTTGGCTATATGTTTAATGCCTGATCTCAAATTTCTGGTGCATATACTTGCTTTTAATtgagaattatttttactttatgatAAGTAGTAACTTTTTAGTACACCTGTTTGTTACAACAGcctaaaacaaaagcagaagaggggAAAGCCtaaaaagttgaattgaaaattCAGTTCTGAGAAGACAAATAATGAGCATTTACCTATTCTAATGCTTGTCTTGGATCTCTCATAAAATATTCAAATGTCCAGTCAGTATCATTTGTCTATCATGGCTTTATTAAGCAcaggaaatttcaaaattattaggTTGTTATTTCATTAGTACAGAGCATTGGGGGTTTACTAaaaagttgaatttttaaaattaatgttccaGTCCCGGTTATTACCTAatacttgtattttatttctatactGGATAATACTGAGAGATTCAGCAAGAGACTCATACCTGGTGGTAGCAATGTGTAAAGAAAGGCCTTCCCCCAGCAAGTGATCCAAAAATATctctttggtctttttttttttgttgttaaatgcACAGCATATTGTAGCaacaaggttttttttattacatacTGTGTCATGAAATGAAATAGTGTGTAATTGTGACAAAACTTGATACAATACTACAAATATGTCAAATCAGACCACAAGGTTATTTTGACAACTAGAGAAAATCCACATTTTGTATCTTACTTAAAAAAGAAGACTGCAACCCACTGCTAGAATTCAAAAACCACAGTTCAGGGTTAGCATATGCAAGCACTTCCGTATGCTTGCATATGGACTCGACACTACTGATAGTTATTTCCAAATGGTATggaaaaatttgttttgtttagaagCTGCAAGAGCAGAGAGTGCAAAGCAGAATGCAGAAAATAAGAACAGAGCTTAAGAAAATCACACTTTTGGGACTCGCCCAAGCTGACAAATGCAGGAGTATATGGACTCGCAGGTAGTGCTGAGTAAGAGATCCGATGTCTCAGCATGTGCCTGTTCCTTCAGGCTCTCCAGTATTCTCCTTGAAGGGCTGGGAGCAATACGGGAATGTCCCTATGGAAACCAGGGAAGCTGCATTGGGGTTAGAGACTAGTCAGTATACCCACACTAGTGCTGACCTCACGTGATTGAAACTAACAGGGTGATGTGAGAGAAAGGGGAATGTTACATGTCAGCGGTTGTTGATCTTGCTTCACAGtggctttaaaaagcagctttttcagaATCGGACACTGCATTGGAAGAATCGCTTTAAACAGTTTTCTCCAAGCATGTTTAAGGAAGATATTAAAATCTTGAttaaaaagatgtatttaaaaaatccTCAGGTATGTGTGATAGTTATTATAAAGGACAACTATTTCTAAAAGAGTAATAATATTACTTTAAAGTTCTaactaaaaggatttttttaaaaaattgctacaggagtTAAATGTCTCTAGTAAGGAAAAAACCAGTACAAATAACAGTGTTATTCCTACAACCTTTTCTATCCCTAGATATCAAAGTATTTAATTTAGTTTACCTTGCTTCTACCAGGAGTATCTTGGGAGGAAAGGGTTCATGAGGAAAAACAgtcttcctttttcattctttacagccattttaatttttagttgGAATCTTAGAGTGGCTTCCTTACTGGGAGGCATTCACTTTGGCAGGCTTCACAGTCTGTCATAGCTGTGGTAGACGCTGCTTTTTCAGGTGGGCATGTGAGATGGCCTAGGAGAGGAATGCATGTTGGGTAAGAGGAGCATCTGACAGGACTGCATGCCCAAAGCCTAAAAGGAGAAACGGAAACATACCCCAATGTTCGTACTGAGCATATATAACTAGCTTAAATTCTAATCTAAAAAAGTCAATTGTACATGCATAGTGTTAATTCTGCATACCAGATCTTCATCAGTGAAGATCTTGTCTGATTACCTACTGACTGCCTATCAGATTGCCAGTCAAATCAGGAGAACAATACAAccattagaaatggaaaagtgtCTGTGGCTTTTACCCCTTCCCATTGTTATGATATTGGGTGGGTATAGTCATTTATCCCTGATAATATTGCAGAAGGCTTCTggcctttgttgttgttgtttgggtttttttttaattttgtcctcaGTGTAGCAATTGTATGTCTTAGAATAACAGAAATATCTAGCACTTTCCAAAGAAATGAAACCAAATACAAAGTGGTCTATCATAGGAGCCAAGCAGCAAATAGGATTATGAAGTATTTTCAGACCATAAATGGAGATCGCTGGCATATGATATGCAACAGAGAGAATTGCTGTTTTAATCTGTAGTTGATGGGAAATGCTGCAGCTAATCCtagcaaagaaagagaagagcGGTCATCTGTGAATCTATAAATTTAAGAGGCGAGAGCTATGTTTCAAGCTATTGCAGAGACTTGCAATGGACAGATTAGCTTTGAAAATTCAGCAGCCAAAGTCTGTTTAAATGCAAAACCTGGCGAAAACGCTTGTTTCTATGGCAGCATATTAGCATCTTATTTCCTTTTATCAGTGGAGGTCTGCAACAGGATGGGGTTGGAAATAATTCCTCTACCAGAATACTAATCTTTTTAGAAATCTGATTGGCTTTGTCTCTTTTTCATCAGCATAACTTCTAATTCTCTGTTGTTTGCAAGCGTGgacatgtttttatttcaatatcCACAGTGCTTTATGCAGTGGAAACGAGTTACTCTGCTCTATAAGTTAACCTGCTCGTAAGATTACGAAGTTTTCATTGTGTTGTACTACTGACAGGGGAAGAGTGAGTAGAAATAATGTGTGATAACTTCTCCTCATTGTTCCTACTTCTATCTAAGGCATTGGTCAGTGACAGAGAATCCTATTAAATTACTTTTACATATAAGCTTCTGGTATGCACTGAATTTCTCTAGCCCATTACAGAGATTCCTGGGTAATGAACCCAAGAATTTTATGGTTACTAAAGTCTGTTTACAGAGATCACTTAAAACACTTCTTGTAGAACATCAGTATACTGTCCTTCACTTAATGAAAGTGTAAAATAACTGATGTCAGTGAATGGGTTGCTTTAGTTAACAGAAAGGTTAAAGATAAATAATTAACAGTGTAACTGGCTGTTCCAGAACAGGGCTACAAAGCTGATGGCtgtaaaagcacattaaaaatttCTACCACTGAATAGTCTGCAGGTTAGCAGGGGGACAACCAAAAAATGGATCATAAACATCAGACTGTTGACTAGGGATTTTAGGAAACTGTATGAAAGAAGCCTCAGGCAGTCATAGATTGCCACACTGGACTTCGTTGTCCTGCCACAGTCTTTTGTCTTGCTGCTCCCAGTAGGTAGTGAGACCTCGCTCCCATCAAGTGTTCAGAGAGGTCAGTAGTGAATGAACTCTGTGGTCATATCCGGAAGGACAATCAAGGAAAAGTTTTTCTACCAGCTTAATAGTTTGTGTAAATTACTGAAGAGATGTGACTGTGTATATCACTCTAGCGATGTTTAGTGCATCTCTGACAGATAGGCAGGCTAATGTAATGCCAGCAAAGAAGAGGTAGTAGCCAAGAGGTTCTGTGTCCATATCAGTGTGGAGCTAACCCGAGTATGAGCAGCAGTAGTCACATTAGTCTCAAGGTCCACTCAGACTAATTTTTTGTGCTTCCAGataaatgatttttcattcttAATACTTGGTCAGATATTTCTGTAATGCAGTGCATTCAGAGGCTGGGTAAAAAAGTTGCTGGTGAAATTATACTACCTGCTCCAGTGATTAATAATGTCCTGACATACACCACATTGGACTCTGCCTAATAGCTCTAAATCTTCATGACAGTAGGGCTGTGGACAGATGGAACTAAGGACATTGCATCTATGTAGTTGCCTTAACAACCAAATTTGTAATCACCTCAAAGAATGAAATCAGGTTTGTGTGGCATGACCTATTTTATGTAACACCATCTTGACAGGCATTAATTATGTTCTCATCCGTTAATTCTTTATTGCTCAAATCCTGTATCAACTTTCTGTTATTTTACCTGATTTATCAGGGATAGATGTCAGACTGGCTGGTTGAGAGTTACCTGGGTCAACATTCTCTCTTCAAATATTGGCATAATATTAGCActtttcttaatgttttgaaatttccTCAGTATTCCAAGACTTGTTGAAATTAGCATTAGCTGGGTAATgatgttgattttaaaatatttattccttatgcaaattatttaataatttttgttgCAAATATGTATGTTGGTTGTTCAGCCACTACATTTTCAAAGGCACAGGTACTTATTGAAGACTTTGCACTTACTCTGCATCAACAGCTTGTCTTCATCTAGTAATGTCCCTTGACAGTACTGTTGGTCTCTGTCCTGATAGAGGTTTATTTCCTAGTCTCCAGCTTCCCATGTGagtcttctgcattttctcactTCTAACAGTgattgttgtttgttttcctttttttcattgctatAGTTTTTATTGTTGCATTCTCTTTTTCATCTTCACTATGATAGATTTTCaagcattgttattttttttctttgctattgaTGTTTGCAGACATTTCCCTAAATCCTCTTAAAGCAAATTCTTAATCCTTTTTTACTCTAATCTGAATtccttcccccatccccccagtTACACCCATTTTTATCAAATCGGAGAAATTAGCACTTTGAAGCAGCAAAGGATATATGCCTTCATACTCTGATCTGTCCTATGCCTATATTCTTATAGGATATGTTGAGGACACTTTAAACCTGGATGTGGGGGTCTTCCTGTCAGAACCAGTGTATACAAATATAGCTCCAATTGCCTAAAGCTGTGCTTGTAAATCACTGTgaagtctttaaagaaaaaaatcagctgtacCTGCTTCAGCTCTGCATGCAAGGGTCATATGCAATATTCTTGCTTTAGGAATgccattttttattcttattttgggCAGTTTTTGTCCTCTCCAGGATTTAGTTTTATGAATTGTTTCCTTTCAGGATCGTTGTCTCCTTTGAAATGCTCTTTAAGATTTTCCAAGAACGAACATTCTTTTCTGTTACTAAAGTTTTAAACAACCAAAcccatacatatatatgtagtgtatatgtgtatatataatgtgtgtgtatatatatatacacacattatcTACATATgggtgtatgtatgtgtatactcATATAGGCCGTATGTTTAACTGCATTTAAAATACGTCAGAAAAATATAGAGTTAAATAACGTATTGGAGTAGTAGCAAAATAACAGTGTTACACTTCTGTTGCTAAGTGTAGATGGACAGATGTTACTGAGAGTACAATTAATGCTCTGCTCATGTCCTTAAGCCAGAAAGAGTTATATTTAATTCCTGAGAAGTTATATGGTAGAAATTAACCCATAATTAAAgactccatgaaaacagaaagcGTTTGGCTAGTCTTAACAGAACAAGAACTCTATCATGTTATCCAAAAAAACCCTTGGACAATTAGTCTTGGACCCAAAGCTGTGTGCAGCAGTCTGAAACCACAGGAAAAGGAGACAATATTATTCAGGAATTAGCTAAACACCAATCGGGACTGACTCCTCCAACAGCCCCAAGTGACCGTGTTTACCAGCTCAAACTCAACTTTATCATATTTCTTAATGGCTACGTAAATCAAGAATGTAGTTGACTTGCATTAGACAAAGTCCAAATGGCAGTTAGGCGATAAACTGAAAGGGTTGGTGTTAACAGGGCTGCAGTGAGTAAGCACAGTGAGAAGGCTGGCCGGGCGCTGATGAAGCAGCAGAGAACAGTGGCTTTGTGCTGAATCAGTGCAAGACGCACATGCTGACTCGACCTTTTCTTACTTTCGCTCCTCCCAGATGCAAAGCCTTAAACGCGAGTGTTTTTCCCTCATCTGCGGACATCTCAGTTTCACTGGTGTTGGTGCAATATTTTGCTTCTCGTTGTGCTACAAGGAGtggttttttaaaagtttttccccTATCAATTAGTATTTCAGAGTTAATTGCTTGTTACTTCAATATTTGCTCAGTAGGTTCAAGGCCAGATAATTTCTCAGTGTGTTTTGTTTGAGTAGGTAAGTCAGGCTGTACCTAACCACACTGTAGAGCAATTGCTTTGATTTGAAATTTGTTACTTTATGTGTATAGCATTGCACTTCTCAGTTGTGCCTGCCTGGTAACAAGCAAACTGAGTGAACCAGACTTCATTAAACTTCTGCAAAACATAAGTGTAGAATTAGTCATATGTGATTCAGGATGACTCCATTTCCATGCTAGCCTTTCTGTCATGATGTTGCTGTCCTATGTAGGGATTAAATTAATcaataataacttttttaaagcaGTGGTTAGTTTAAAAGCCTGAGAAGAGACTAACTGTTAAAATAATTAGATTTCCAGCTCCAGTTTCCAGGTTAGGATATTATGGACACATTTGTTCCTATCACATTTGCTTTGTGGTTCAGTATGAATTTTCAATAGATGACTTTGCGATAAGAAAGCAGCAATTCAGATGCAATTATATAAACAGTAAGATCAGCCCGGAATTAGCCTGGAGAGTATAAAGCACACACAGAGCTTGTGCTGGGTCACTGCCTCTCCCAGCTCAAGGCAGAATCAGGTTCCTGTGATAGGGAAGAATTCAGCTGACAAGAGGTTGGTCTTTCCAGACTTGCATTGTTGCAGCTACAGGGTAAACCAGACTGTGTAATGAATGGCTTTTGCTATGGGAAACTGACAGCTGGAAGAGACTGGAGGGTGATATCCAGATGTTTGTAGACACTGTCATTTCAAGTTTGTAGTTTAGAGGCTATAGAGTAGACCCTGGAATTGTCTCAGAGCTAATCAAAGCTTTGTTCTCGGGATCCCCCAGCAGGTCCGAGAAATGAGGTCAGCACAACAGACAGATAAAGTGGGGATTCATTGATTTGAACTCTTTGCTCGTGTTCTTAATTGTAATTTGCTTGAATCTATTATTTAATTCTTGGCAGTGTTCCCATTTCATCATGCCTCTAAGCCAACtggaaagtaaaaaatacagtGGTATGCCTGATATgcacagctgtttctttttatctcttGAACATTTTATAAGAtgctttctttagaaaattaTTGTTAAACCAGTGAGATTATTTTAGCATCTCTGGTTAATTCTAGAGCTCATGTTCTCTCACATATGTCACATTTTCAAATCCTTTCATTCCTGTTATTTTTCTGTGTCAGCATTTTATTACTTATTAGTGAAAAGTTCCATGTAATATGCATTAGTGGGGAAAAAGTGAATTTCTTGTATGTGTTAATGGCCTGTTTAGCCTTCTTTTCTGTTTGGTGGGTAGTACTATTTCAATTAAAGGTCTGAGATTGGAAGGAATTTGTCAGGGTGTAGCTAAAAAAGTTAAGATTACTTCTAGTCTGTGACTATCGTAACTGTTCTTGTCAAATTCTGAGAAAAGGGCTGGAAGGTACATCTAATTTTACTTagggtttgctttgtttgtttgtttgtttttcccccatcTAGCATGAGTCCCTTCTTTGTGATGTCTCTCCTCTTTGGCCTGACTTTCGGTCAAACAGCATCACTTTGTGCTCCTTCTGAGTATATAATCCATGTGGAGAAAAGGGAATGTGCCTACTGCCTGGCCATCAACACCACCATCTGCGCTGGATTTTGCATGACTCGGGTACAAGACATTACTGTTTTAAGCAGTTGTTTCTGTAATGGCCATCACTGCATAACAAGTGCCTATTCTCACTGGAAAATTGTGTGTAAATGATCCAATTCTAATAGTGTTTGTCACAGACAGAAAAATCACACTATCATCATGTTTTCAAGTTAGCTTTTTGTGAAGGTATGGATGAAAAATGCCAAGCCTCCCGAACTACAGGGTTCATAACACCAGTGACATAGCAGAGAACTGAGTGCTGCTGTCACTGCAGAGCCTCTGTAGGCAGTTTGTGGGGTCAGGAAGGAACCAGGTGAGAAGCAGATTATATTTAGTCACTCTTATTTAATGTAAATGACTTGGGTAACTTCTACTCCCACTGCTGTTATGACAGCTAGCTGTGGAGAATATCTCGCATGTAGGCATGCCAAACACTATGCTTGAGCTTCACTGTTCAACATAGCATTTTAAGTTCCACCTTGGTCGGTACATAGCCAATACAGATTACAAAGCACCGTTAGCACTCTGAGCCAAGCAGATTAGTTAAAACCATGAAAGCAAGGTGAACATACCTATGGGGGTAGAGAGCCTCAATCACATGCAGATTCAAAATTACAGATCTGAACAGAAGTACGCTGAAAATATCAGAGCCAGTCTAAGTGTAGAGAGGTTTGCTTTCTGCGCATTTGAGAAAACGTCAAAGCAGTCTTCTGTATGTTTCAGTGAAAcgatgcatttcttttttcttttgtaggacAGCAATGGCAAGAAGCTGCTACTCAAAAGTGCTCTGTCCCAGAACGTGTGCACATATAAAGAGATGTTTTATCAAACAGCACTGATTCCGGGCTGTCCTCATCACACCATCCCTTATTATTCCTACCCTGTGGCTGTGAGCTGCAAATGTGGTAAATGTAACACTGATTATAGTGACTGTGTTCATGAGAAGGTTAGGACAAACTATTGCACTAAACCACAGAAGCTCTGTAATATGTAAGCTTCCAACAGAATGTGGTCGAAATGTACCTGTCTGCTCACAACTAAACATAAATAAAAGTGTATTTCGTAACAGGTTTGCAAACTGGTGTGCACAAAGTTTTATTCTAAAGATATATCACTAGTTACTTCAATTAACTGGATATTCTGTGACAAGCACAAAAGCAGAATCATAGGACTCCAGGTTTGTATTTAGAACCCACGTGTAATTTActttgggggagaaggagaaCTTACTATGTGTACATATAAGCCTTTGCTCATAAATCCCAGGTATTTTGTGAAGAGGTGCTCAGAGACAAAACATTTGATAtatttcagagttaaaaaaagGCAATGCATACTCTTAGTATTGAACATTTTAATTAGATTTAGATTATTGATTTAGACATATACTTACAGCCTTCATTGATAGGGagtaatatcataagtctcaaattgatgtagtggatatagtttgttaagatttgttgtttaaaagttaagTAACTAACAGGTggtgtgtttgtaggtatgtagataaactatgtatcttggaagcattgttagactccagtgagcagtaatcacggaaacggaacaaccttataaggaaggaaaggaacagtgaagagacatgagattctttggttcaaatgatgtagatgggttaggaatgctttatgaatagataggccggacatgcaatagataaaagagccttgaaactttgtactctacgttaattagatagagaagctaaccttgtagggttgatagggaaggtatactggaataagctagcttattacaagtgaaaaacatgtaaaccaagccaagggacaaacggagcatgcgtgaagactgagttcaaccagagggcactgtgatgaagactattgacgaccaccagaggacccaaAAGAGCACCAAAGAGCACGACGGTGCATGCGTCAGAgatatttgcatatgttaatgaattctgggaaataacatgaatattcaGATTGTTTCTCGGAAatataatgaatatgtatactctaattgtatttaacccctatggttacgtgatttggcgcGCACACTAGGTGGatcgatcccctgtgcgtccagctctgcaataaagaataccttctttctaaaactctaaattgagtcttagagagtttttcggagattTCTTCGTTTcagtataaataaattaaatggtagtgaaaggatttttaacaatatgtaactataaaaaaaaaacccaaactatttcAGAGCTAAGAATTTGCAGCTCTGTGCAGATGCACTGAAGGTTCAAAACCCcattaaatacaattttcagGTAATACATGCCACTAACATGTTAAATCACTACCAAAAGCTTTGTCTTTTTTCACCTCTTCCCAGCCATGTGTTTTGCCTTGTAAAGTGGGTTACTTCACTATAGCTTTCTTAGTTGTTCAGTGATTGCACATGTGTctttatgaaaaacaattttcacttttaaagtgGAGTATTAAGTGGAACAGATTTGTCCAGAGGTTCACATCAGGAGAGCAGCAGTCATGCTCTTTGTCGTGGTTTCAGTTATCCAGGCAGAGATTTGATTTATTTTGGCAAGTAACAGACCCAAACAACCCCCTAGAGCCAGGAAGATGAAGACCAACTTGTTATGCCCAGCTTGAACTGCCAACTATACTTAAGACTGCCATTGTGCCCACGGAGAATTAACCTGCTGATAACCCTCATAGACACTCTACACCCAGCTGTTGGCATAGACCTTTTAttcatcttcctttctgtttatttttgcttccagCAAAACCAGAAGGCAAAAACCAGTGACACACCTACTAACATACTCCTGCTTTTGTTGGTATTAACATAAAGTtccatttttgtttgtgtgggaGGGAAGTTGCATACATCTGTTAG
This genomic interval from Calonectris borealis chromosome 26, bCalBor7.hap1.2, whole genome shotgun sequence contains the following:
- the TSHB gene encoding thyrotropin subunit beta isoform X2 — encoded protein: MSPFFVMSLLFGLTFGQTASLCAPSEYIIHVEKRECAYCLAINTTICAGFCMTRDSNGKKLLLKSALSQNVCTYKEMFYQTALIPGCPHHTIPYYSYPVAVSCKCGKCNTDYSDCVHEKVRTNYCTKPQKLCNM
- the TSHB gene encoding thyrotropin subunit beta isoform X1, translating into MVSFIRDTSSLASTKYFAISMSPFFVMSLLFGLTFGQTASLCAPSEYIIHVEKRECAYCLAINTTICAGFCMTRDSNGKKLLLKSALSQNVCTYKEMFYQTALIPGCPHHTIPYYSYPVAVSCKCGKCNTDYSDCVHEKVRTNYCTKPQKLCNM